In the Streptomyces sp. cg36 genome, one interval contains:
- a CDS encoding ABC transporter ATP-binding protein, translated as MQRLSADSVTLGYDQRVIAKNLSVQIPDHSFTVIVGPNACGKSTLLRALSRMLKPTEGRVLLDGQTIHAMPAKKVAKTLGLLPQSSIAPDGITVADLVARGRYPHQGLLRQWSSEDERIVRESMAATGVGELGERYVDELSGGQRQRVWIAMALAQQTPLLLLDEPTTFLDIQHQIEVLDLCSQLHEEQGRTLVAVLHDLNQAARYATHLIAMRDGEIVAEGPPAKIVTAELVRRVFGVRCQVIDDPETGTPLVVPAARQRDAAVPTAAS; from the coding sequence ATGCAGCGCCTCAGCGCCGATTCGGTGACCCTCGGCTACGACCAGCGGGTCATCGCCAAGAACCTGTCGGTCCAGATCCCGGACCACTCGTTCACGGTGATCGTCGGCCCGAACGCCTGCGGCAAGTCGACGCTGCTGCGCGCCCTGTCCCGGATGCTGAAGCCGACCGAGGGACGGGTGCTGCTGGACGGGCAGACCATCCACGCCATGCCCGCCAAGAAGGTCGCCAAGACGCTCGGGCTGCTGCCCCAGTCCTCCATCGCCCCGGACGGGATCACCGTCGCCGACCTGGTGGCGCGCGGCCGTTACCCGCACCAGGGCCTGCTGCGGCAGTGGTCGTCCGAGGACGAGCGGATCGTCCGGGAGTCGATGGCGGCCACCGGGGTGGGCGAGCTGGGGGAGCGGTACGTCGACGAGCTGTCGGGCGGCCAGCGCCAGCGGGTGTGGATCGCGATGGCGCTCGCCCAGCAGACGCCGCTGCTGCTGCTCGACGAGCCCACCACGTTCCTGGACATCCAGCACCAGATCGAGGTCCTCGACCTGTGCTCACAGCTCCACGAGGAGCAGGGCCGCACCCTGGTGGCGGTGCTGCACGACCTCAACCAGGCGGCCCGCTACGCGACCCATCTGATCGCGATGCGCGACGGCGAGATCGTCGCGGAGGGCCCGCCCGCGAAGATCGTCACGGCGGAGCTGGTGCGGCGGGTCTTCGGGGTGCGCTGCCAGGTCATCGACGACCCGGAGACGGGCACGCCCCTGGTGGTCCCGGCGGCCCGGCAGCGGGACGCGGCG
- a CDS encoding FecCD family ABC transporter permease, whose translation MKALRTPGGYSFRADTRSLVVVAGLLAAALAAGVVLVGSGDFAVSPPDVIRTLFGHGSAQQDFIINELRLPRVLVGLLVGAAFGISGTVFQSISRNPLGSPDVIGFGQGSSVGALVVLVWFGGSATQVAAGALVGGLATGVAVYLLAWKKGVHGYRLVLVGIGAAAMLTACIQYLLTKAQLVDATRAMVWLTGSLDGRDWAQVWPLLALFAVLVPVILVYVRPLRMLEMGDDAAYALGVPVQRTRTVLMLAAVLLNAAATAAAGPIAFVALTAPQLARRLTRATGPNVMASACMGATLLLVADWASQRLFGESKLPVGVVTGVVGGIYLLWLLVTERKAGRI comes from the coding sequence GTGAAGGCACTGCGCACGCCCGGGGGTTACTCGTTCCGGGCCGACACCCGTTCGCTGGTCGTGGTGGCCGGCCTGCTGGCCGCGGCGCTCGCCGCCGGGGTGGTCCTGGTCGGCAGCGGCGACTTCGCCGTCTCGCCCCCCGACGTGATCCGCACCCTGTTCGGGCACGGCAGCGCCCAGCAGGACTTCATCATCAACGAACTGCGGCTGCCGCGCGTCCTGGTGGGGCTGCTCGTCGGGGCCGCGTTCGGGATCTCCGGCACGGTCTTCCAGTCCATCTCCCGCAATCCGCTGGGCAGTCCGGACGTCATCGGCTTCGGCCAGGGCTCGTCGGTCGGCGCGCTCGTCGTGCTCGTCTGGTTCGGCGGGAGCGCCACCCAGGTCGCGGCCGGCGCCCTGGTCGGCGGGCTCGCCACCGGCGTCGCGGTCTATCTGCTCGCCTGGAAGAAGGGCGTGCACGGCTACCGGCTCGTCCTCGTCGGCATCGGCGCCGCGGCGATGCTCACCGCCTGCATCCAGTACCTGCTCACCAAGGCCCAGCTGGTCGACGCGACCCGGGCCATGGTGTGGCTGACCGGCTCGCTCGACGGACGCGACTGGGCCCAGGTGTGGCCGCTGCTCGCGCTGTTCGCGGTGCTGGTGCCGGTGATCCTGGTGTACGTGCGTCCGCTGCGGATGCTGGAGATGGGCGACGACGCGGCGTACGCGCTCGGCGTGCCCGTCCAGCGGACCCGCACCGTGCTGATGCTGGCCGCCGTCCTGCTGAACGCGGCGGCGACCGCCGCCGCCGGCCCCATCGCCTTCGTCGCGCTCACCGCCCCGCAGCTGGCCCGCCGGCTGACCCGGGCCACCGGACCCAACGTCATGGCCTCGGCGTGCATGGGCGCGACCCTGCTGCTGGTGGCCGACTGGGCCTCCCAGCGGCTCTTCGGCGAGAGCAAGCTGCCGGTGGGCGTGGTGACCGGCGTGGTCGGCGGGATCTATCTGCTGTGGCTGCTGGTCACCGAGCGCAAGGCGGGCCGGATATGA